From one Octopus bimaculoides isolate UCB-OBI-ISO-001 chromosome 1, ASM119413v2, whole genome shotgun sequence genomic stretch:
- the LOC106874087 gene encoding piggyBac transposable element-derived protein 3, whose translation MKFGIFEEHLAVDEMIVKYYGLHALKQFIRSKPIRFGYKFWALWGVSGYCYNFDLYCGKSSSDDNRADLLLGSKVVLNMLDVVEEPQSYSVFFDNLFTGYELLVHLRELGSSNWNCAREQAKEMSFDGSKRTEKQK comes from the coding sequence ATGAAATTTGGTATTTTTGAAGAACACCTTGCCGTTGATGAAATGATAGTCAAATATTATGGCCTTCACGCTCTGAAACAATTCATTAGGAGTAAGCCAATTAGGTTTGGCTACAAGTTTTGGGCATTATGGGGTGTCTCTGGTTATTGCTACAATTTTGATCTTTATTGTGGCAAGAGCTCATCTGATGACAACCGCGCAGACTTACTGCTTGGATCAAAAGTTGTATTGAACATGCTAGATGTTGTGGAAGAACCACAATCATATAGTGTCTTCTTTGATAACTTATTTACCGGATATGAGTTACTGGTTCATCTTCGCGAACTCGGCTCAAGCAACTGGAACTGTGCGCGAGAACAGGCTAAAGAAATGTCCTTTGATGGAAGCAAAAGAACTGAAAAGCAAAAATGA